Below is a genomic region from Leucoraja erinacea ecotype New England chromosome 31, Leri_hhj_1, whole genome shotgun sequence.
TTAGGTTTAGCTTCAGCACACTGGACAATACAGAGACCAGGTTTGAAAGTTATAGGTGATaagtgtctactccgccattcaatcatggctgatctgaagaagggtttcggcccgaaatgtcacctatttccttcgctccatagatgctgctgcgcccgctgagtttctccagcatttttgtgtacctatggctgatctatctctccctccgaaccccattctcctgccttctccccataacttctgacaccctgtactaatcacgaatctatctgtctctgccttaaaaatatccattgacttggcctccacagccttctgtggcaaagaatttcatagattcaccaacctctgactaaagaaattccttctaatttccttcctaaaggaaagtcctttaattcagaggctatgacctctagtcctagactctcccactagtggaaacctcctctccacatccactgtatccaaggcTTTCATtaatctgtaagtttcaatgcattccccctcattcttctaaactccagcaagtacaggcccggtgctgaTAAACGCTGATCCAATGCTATCACCATGACTGTTCCTGGACAACAGGTTATTTACTGTTTACAAATATTATCCAGTCTCATAATTAACATGATCTCAAACAGCCTCATCTTTGATTGTTCCACATCTGGTTGGTTGAACCTGTCTGGTAAAGATGGGCCAGACACCGAGAGGTCACTCTTTTATATATTTACCTTCTTAAATTTTTGTAGTGCTTTAAATTTTGCTAAAATAAATGATCTGTTTTCTCTCTGTAATAGTATTTCCCCATCCCTGATATTCAACACTTGGGATTATCCAGGTATGGGTGACATTCTAGTTTACAATTTGATTCTTTGATCAGCATTTCCCTATGAACATGAGCTAACGTTTGATCACCATATCAATACATAGACGGGGTGTGGGGGACTGGACAATAGCACTGGCTTCAATTACTAAAATCAACGTTGGCAAATTCAGATCCAGCTGACAGACCACCACTCTGCTGAACTCACTACAACTCCACACAggtccgcccctcccccccccctccccctacacagCTCTGGGTCAATCAGGAATGGGTGATAAATCAACAATAATAGGTCAATGTGTGACCCACTGCCCCAGAGGGTGAAAGGTCAACATCTCTTTACGTGATCATTCTTGAGTCACATCAAGCGACCCCAACCCCTCCCATTGAAGCCCTGACCTAGaataattaccccccccccccccccccccccctgtgtactCTCACctcccttgtccccccccccctgggctGTGTACTCTCaccccttgtcccccccccccccttggctgtgtactctcaccccccccccccccccttggctgTGTactctcacctccctcccccccccccccctggctgtGTACTCTCACCTCCCTtgtccccaccccctcactcgCTCTCTCCTGCTCCTTGGCCCCATCCCATAACttcccctcaccttccccccctcctGTCTGCCCACCGTCTGACCCTTCTCTCCTGCCCTCTGACCCTTCACCCCTGCCCTCTGACCCTCCTGTTGAACATTCAGGGGCGTTTgcagaagggtgagagggaaatGGAACCCCCATGTTCCCTCCACCCAGGAATTCTCCAGTCAATCGTGAGCGGCTCCacagacgccccccccccccccccccgcacagatccccatgTTCAGACTGTGGCCAGGGGTCAGTAGGGGGAGGGGCCAccgccccaacacccccccccccccccccccacaatcaggcCGCCCTCCTAAAGCCTCAGTTTCGATGGCCTCTGGTTATAAAATACCTGGTCTACAAAGATATGAAAAACACTTGAAAATACCTGCCgccggagaggagggggaagagatgggggggcgaggggaaaagagaggggggtcgggggaggagtgggggcggggggggggggagtcaggtcggggaggagtgggggcagggggtcggggaggagtgggggcggggggggggggcaggtcggCGAGGAGTGGGGGGTCGGGTAGGAGTGGgatggggggtgtggtggggcggggggggtgtgtggggggggggaggagggtcggggaggagtgggatggggggtgtgtgtggggcgggggggggagtggggtggttgtgtggtgtgtgtgtggggggcagggggggggggtgggtgggtgttgcAGGGAGGGGGCGGCGCGGTCACATCATGTCGTCCAACACGTTGGGTCCACGAACCCAGTCGAGTGTGAGCGGCTCTGATGCGGCCATGATCATGCACATGAACTGTCGACCGGAACGCTTGTCTACAGGGTAGATGGTTGTGGGTGTGAAGCGCTCGTTGTTCTCCACGAAGCGGCAAAGATCGTGGTAAACGTGCGGGTACTCGTGGCGCAGGAAGACTCCACGGAGACGTAGCTCTCTCTGCACGTTGATGAAACAAACCTCCCGGGCTTTGCGACCTTCTTCTCCCGCCTGCGCCATGTCGGCCGTGCCCGGCGGCGGGGTCAAGATCAGAGTCTCCATCTCATCGTCCCGCGGCGCCGGCGCCTTCCCGTCGGGGCTGCCCGAGGCCAGGGCGATCTTGGCGAAGCGGCGGACGGTGGGAGTTTGGAGCCGCGGCTCCGGCTGTTCCGGCGCCTTCTGTCCCAACGCCACCGACACGTTGAGCAAGAAACACTCGTCCGGATTGTAGGCGGCGCCAGCGTCGCGCACCTCAGCCAGGTAACGGCCCAGGTGAGGCGCGTAGCCCTGCAGCTCCCGTAGAGACAGGTAGGTTGGGGCGAGAGACAAGCTGCTCAGGCCGCGATCCACAAAGCTGTCGGCAGCACCGGGGTTTGGGAATCCGAGGAACAACACTCCGCGGCCGCGGGACAGGTAACCCATGCGGGCGATACGGGAGAAGGCGCGGTGAGACGCCGGATCCTCTCGACAGCATCGTAGAAGCCGCTTACAGGCGCTCGCCACCCGGCCGTAAACACAGGCCTCTTTATGCGCCTCCCAGTCATCCTTCCGACAGCCACGGCTGCAATAATATGTGAAGCAACTGTGGCAGGACTTGAAGTACAAGCGGGCGTGGAACAGACTCTCTGCAAGGCCGCAGCGTGGGTTTGAGCATAACATTGTGTCCAGCTCATCCGAGCAGCGCTCAGGCGGCGACACGCCGCACGGGCTGGGGTAGGTGGGGCTGAGGGGCCGATTGGCCGCCAGGCGGGGCTCGGCCTCGGGGCCCAGCAGTTCCCCTGTCAAGTCGTCGCCACCGATCAGTTTACGGAGCTGCTCCAGGAGGCTGTGAGCGGGTTCGGGGCCGGTGGTGGGACCGCGCGGTGCCGGGGTCTTGCATGTATCGATCACCAGGTCGGCCAACACATCGTCCAGTTGCTGTTTACCGGGGCCGGAGCCGGGGCTGCCACCCGCCTCGCCCTGACATGATAGCAGGTCATTGAAGGAAGCGCTGAGGCCATTGGCTCCGTCTGCCGGTTGCCGGCCCCCGGCCCGGGTCGCTGCCGCCTCGCCGCCAGCCCGCAGGTCATTGTCGGTGATGGTGATCTCGGGTGTGAGATACCAGGAGCGGCCGGGCCCCGCGCCTCCCTCTCCCTGCAGCCGCTCCAGCAGTGACCCCTCGGACAGAGAGAGCGCGGCATAGCGCTGCGGTGACCGTGACAGGTTGACCACGGTCGGTTGGCGGCGGCCCCGCTCCAACAGCGGTAACGTCTCGTAGCTGCGACAATCATGTCCGCGCTCGGGCTGGCGGCCCGGTGACAACATGTCATCCCAGGAGCGGGAGTGGTGGCGGCGAGCGGTGGCCAGGGACCCATGCGGGGAGAGCGGAGCCCAGGGCGCGGGTTGTGGACCCCACCAGTCGTGGTAGTGCATGGGCGAGGCCCGGGCCCGGCGCCAGGGGCTGCTGTCACCCAGGGCCCGCGAGTGGCTCCGGGCATCGGGCCCCGGTAGCGTCTGAGCGAAGGCCCGGCCGCGGCACATCTGCGGCGAGCAGCCGTGCGTGGCGAGCGTCCAGTACTCGCCCGCCTGGGACAGGCCGGGGGAACGGGTCCAGTGTGGCCGCCGGCTGCTGGGCACCGTCAGGCAACGGCCCGGCTCGGTGGGGCCCGGGGCCACTCGCCAGGCCCGGGGGCCGGGCGGCGCGACTTCCTCGGGCGGCCGCATATCCATCCGGTAGCGAACGTGGACGCCGGCGGTGACGGCGGCGGAGCGGGGGCCCGGGGCCTCGGTGCACGGCTCGACAAGGTCGCTGACCGAGAGGGGCGGCGGGTGCGGGTAAAATCCGGCGTCGGCCCGTTGTGGCTGCAGTTTGATCGGGTGAACGTCGTCCATGCGTCCGCGGCTCGGTAACCGCCGGGGCGACCCGTCCACCCTCCTCACCGCCTCCCGCCCTCTCcgctccggctccggctccggctcgGGCGAGCCCAGCTCCACTGGCACCGGTCGGTATGTGGTCTTGACCCGCGGCGCGCTCTTGGACCGACCCCTCTTCCGGCCCTCGGGCCGGGCGGCATCGCGGGGATCGGTGACAGCGGCGGGGCCGAGCCGGCTGGACACCAGGTCTGGTGCTGACGAGCGAACATAGACCTGGCGCCCCAGCGAATCCCAGGCCAGGTCCGGGCTGGCGACTCCACGTTCTGCGGGTCCCTGGCTTTCCGGCGACTGCACCCGGTCGAAGCTGCGGCAGTGACGTTTTCCCGCGTCCCGCCGTGCGGAGCCCGGCTGCGCTCGGTACGTCTTGGGCTCGCCTGGCATCGGGCTGACTCTGATCTCTCGGTACACGGTAGATACCAGTATATCCGGAGGGTCTGTCCGTGTCATCTTAAAGGAGCAGTAACCGTTGCTGGAATTCTTCACACCCGTTCACAGCGAAGACGCCCTGAAACAAGAGAGAGCCCGTTAGAGCAGcgagtccggggggggggggggtaggagaggggggaagggaggggggaggagagggggagggagggggggggggagggggaggggggagggggggggggggggagatgccgcGCTGACCTCcccccagcgtggaaacaggccctttggcccaccgagtccgcactgaccagcaactaTCCGACAATTTTCTGGGAGGAAacctttcttcacagatgctgccagacccgctgttactccaacactctgtgattTGTAGACCACTTTCTGGCAACCACTTGGatacagtggcctccataatgtttgggacaaagacccatcatttatttgtttgcctctgtaatccacaatttgagatttgtaatagaaaaaaaatcacatgtggttaaagtgcacattgtcatagaaacatagacatagaaaataagtgcaggaggaggccattcggccctttgagccagcaccgccattcattgtgatcatggctgatcatccccaatcaataacccgtgcctaccttctccccatatcccttgattccactagcccctagagctctatctagctctctcttaaatccatccagtggtttggcctccactgccctctgtggcagtgaattccacaaattcacaactctctgggtgaaatcgttttttctcacctcagtcttaaatgaccttcccctttattctaagactgtggcccctggttctggactcgcccaacatagggaacatttttcttgcatctagcttgtccagcccttttataaatttatatgtttctataagattccccctcatccttctaaactccagtgaatacaagcctagtcttttcaatctttcctcatatgacagtcccgccatcccagggatcaatctcgtgaacctatgctgcactgcctcaatcacaaggatgtccttcctcaaattaggagaccaaaactgtccacaatactccagatgtggtcgcaccagagccctatacaactgcagaagaacctctctactcctatactgaaatcctcttgtctcactgcacctcctccttacctaacctaaccccattgagataataatctgcccccttgtttttgccaccaaagtggataacctcacatttatcaatattatactgcatctgccacgcttctgcccactcactcaacctgtccaggtcaccctgcagtctcctaacatcatcttcacagttcacactgccacccagctttgtgccatctgcaaacttgctagtgttgctcctaattccctcttccaaatcattaatatatatggtaaacagttgcggcccctacactgagccttgcggcactccactcaccactgcctgccattctgaaaaggacccgttcatagaaacataaaaaataggtgcaggagtaggccatttggcccttcgagcctgcaccgccattcaatatgatcatggctgatcatccaactcagtatcctgtacctgccttctctccataccccctgatacctttagccataaGGACCAcacttaactccctcttaaatatagccaatgaactggcctcaactaccttctgtggcagagaattccagagattcaccactctctgtgtgaaaaatgtttttcttatctcagtcctaaaagatttcccccttatccttaaactgttaccccttgttctggacttccccaacatcggaaacaaaaatcttcctgcatctagcctgaacaaccccttaagaattttgtaagtttctataagatcccgcctcaatcttctaaattctagcgagtacaaaccgagtctatccagtcttttttctccTACATtcactcctgctctttgcttcctgtctgccaaccaattttctatccacgtcaacaccctacccccaatgtcagattttaataaaggccatttttatacattctggtttcaccatgtagaaattacagctgtgtttatacatcgtccccccatttcagggcaccataatgtttgggacacatgccttcacaggtgtttgtaattgctcaggtgtgtttaaatgcctccttaatgcaggtataagagggctctcagcacctagtccttccaccagtctttctatcacctttggaaacttctattgctgtttatcaacatgaggaacaaAGTTGTGCTGTTGAAGGACAAAGaacccattatgagactgagaaacaagaataaaactgttcgagacatcagccaaagcttaggcttaccaaaattaaccacatgtgattttgttctattacaaacctcacattgtggagtacagaggcaaataaataaatgatgagtctttatcccaaacattatggagggcactgtaattgtcTACAACTCCCAAGTCCTTACATTCTGCAAACTATATTTAAATTTGGAGCACATCAATAACTGATATCCTACTAGTTACttgagttttgtttagagatacagcatggaaacaggcccttcggcccaccgattccatgctgaccatcctatgttctacattatcccactttcttatctctccccacacatttggggcaatttagcacattgacctacggcatcacttcctggttcaggagctgcaaggcgtacgaacggcaccaactagacaggattgtgaagaccgccagcaggattattggtgctccactccctttcctgctggacatatacaggaagagatgtatcagcagagccatctccatcatcaaagacccctaccacccatcgcatcacatattctccatcctaccatctgggaagaggtacaggagcattagctgcaaaaccagcaggatgctcctcagcttcttcccacaggctataagactgctaaacggactttgccccctgccaaagtatcgcgcaccaaccaccaacctggacacactgcagcagagccactgtcgtgccgctgccgatcggaacgcctgttgaatgtttagtagagtgttaaatttgttcatgatatatgtgtttttatttctatttatttttaatgcacactgaatggacactggttgagcaacgtttttttgtttcctctgggtatgtgaatactcaggaaatgacaataaagatatacaatacaatacaatacaatttacagaagtcaattaacctacaaatctgcacgtctttgtgatgtgggaggaaaaggagcacctggaagaaacccacgcagtcacagagagaacgtgcaaactccacacagacagcacctgaggtcatgatTGATTccaggtctcttgcactgtgagacagcagctctacccgctgcgcaacTATCATGTCCTTAGTaacatctattatatattaaacatgatttttttcacacaaatcgCTGCAGACTGACTAATTCCATCACGTTTtccagttagacacaaagtgttatTCCTTGTTTCGACATCGGCTTTTCCAGAGTTTTCACAGGAACTGACATTAGCCTTTCTGCTCTCTCTCCCAGTTATCTTTTCTTTTCATTGTTGCAAATATTGGGATTATATACATCCTCCTTCACTCTACAGAAACAGCCTCAGTTTATCGACCTGCATCACCATCATGAACGTTTCCCCAAGAAGTGGAGCTGAGATTCCAGCAGGTGCTGATATGATATGCCCTGGTCCCTCACGGCTGGGCTGACTAATACATCTACTCCTGTCTATAGTTATATCACCCACAACAGTCACACACAGTGAGGGAGACAGTGTGTGTTTATGTCAGTGTGTCAGTCAGCGTCAGATTTGTGGGACTGTGATGTGAATCATTGTGGGGGAATTGTAATTTTCATCTCTGCCCAGCTGCTTCCCATTCTCTCTACATCTCACTTCCTCTCTCGATCTCTTATTCCTCCAGTTACAACATTTCTGTCTCTCACTCTCAGGCCCTCACCCTGTCACTTTATTGCACTTAGTGGTCTGGTGCTGTGggttctctcccctctctgctctctcactatcactctctctctcttccccctcattATCTCTATCTCCACACTCTCCCCACCTCTCATCTTCCGTTGCCTCGTTCCAGCTCTGCCTCTTTCACGACCCATGTCAGTCACTCGGTGCCCATCTCCTCCTCCGTTGCTTTTCTCTGACGTTGTGCCTGATTCTTTCTCCATcagtctcccctctctcaccattCCCCTTCCACCTCCCTCGCTTACTGCCCCTCAttgacactctctctctctctctctgccactcccattcccattctgccaGGCTGTGATCATTGGAGTGTGTCCTGATGCCGCCAGGCTGTGAACCAGCACCCAGCGACACCACGGCAGCAGCTCACAGAAGTGGTGCTGCACCTGTTACTGCTGATTCCTGCTCCGACAACTGTAGCTGTGTTGTTTATGAATCATGTCCACCGTGTACACGGCTCGCACTTGTGTACGCGGCTCGCACTGTGTACAGCCCCCACCGTGTACACGGCTCCCACCGTGTACAGCCCCCACCGTGTACACGGCTCCCACCGTGTACAGCCCCCACCGTGTACACGGCTCGCACTTGTGTACGCGGCTCGCACTTGTGTACAGCCCCCATTGTGTACTCGGCACCCATCGTGTACAGCCCCCATCGTGTACGCGGCACGCACTTGTGTACGCGGCACGCACTTGTGTATGTGGCCCCCATTGTGTATGTGGCTCCCATCGTGTACACGGCTCCCACTGCATACGCTGCCCCCACCGTGTACGCGGCACGCACTTGTGTATGTGGCTCACACGTGTACACGGCACGCACTGTGTATGTGGTGTATGTGGCCACCATTGTGTACACGGCTCCCACTGTGTACAGCCCCCACCGTGTACACGGCTCCCACTGTGTACAGCCCCCATTGTGTACGCGGCACGCACTTGTGTATGTGGCCACCATCGTGTACACGGCTCCCACTGCATACGCTGCCCCATTGTGTACGATGCTCCcactttacaaggatgttgccaggactcgagggcctgagctctagggagaggttgggcaggctaggactttattccttggtgtgcaggagggtGAAGAGTGATCATATGGTGGTGTGAAAGTTGATGAcgggaatagatatggtgaatgcacagaatcttttacctagagtaggggaatcaaaaaccagaggacagagaTAGACGGTGAAAGATAACAGGAATGTGATGGACAACTTTTACACCCATAGGGAACAAGTTGTtaaaggaggtagctgaggcatgtactataacaatatttaaaagacatgtggagaggtttagagggatatgggacaaacacaggcaggcttcgcatcttggtcagcctggggaagttgggcctgtttccacgctgcatgattcTATTGTCTATCTAAATGTATATACATGTTATTCACCAGAATCCTGTCCAGTAACATCTACTAAAGactctggtctataattcccagccATTTCCTTGTAGCCCTTATTAAATAGAGGCACCACATTAGTCACCCTCCTCACTTGTAcctaaatctcagccagggcacctgcaatttcttcaccagcttcccacaatgtcctcagatatatctgaccagacccaggagatttatctatcTCCATATGTCCTGGAGcattcagcacctcctcgactgtAATACCGACCGATTGTTCTCAAGACATtcactgtcccaagttccccagtctacatctttctccacggtaaaaacGCATTGACAAACATGTTCTATATATAAttttctaatcctggcaacaaagtgatcaattttctctgcactctctccagtaaCGTGATGGTCAGAACTGAGAGTGGCAGGTGTGGGTGTTCAGAGGGAAACCAATCACTGATTGTTGCAGAATCAGCTGTCGTTAGGATGGTGAAagtagggttaggattaggaccCTTATCATGAGAGGACCTTGGACATTTATATGGGGTGTGGGTGAGATGTGTGAGATTGTGCAGTGATCTGGCTGAGAGACTGGGGACACTATAATTGTGAAGGAACGCAGCACAGATTCGCCAAGTTGATTATCAGATGTGGGTTTGTTATAGGTGGAGGTTAAACATACAACTCTTTAGTTTGATATGcatttggatctgaagaagggtcttgacctgaaacatcaccattccttccatccagagttgctgactggcccactgtgttattccagcacttgtgtctatctcatGCATTTGGGTAGAAAATCTGAGCAGAGTGTTTGAGATACACAGAGTCTTGAACCTAAGGTCCCAGTTAGAAACCCAAAAGCAGCAACTCATCAGCCAAAGGAATTCTAAAGACATCTGTGCCTCATGCCAGAAAATAACCACATCAATAGTAGACGACATGTCCCAAAGCTCTCAATATCCTGGTGTTACCATTGCCCAGAAACTGGGACAGCCAAACATACAATGCGACTGTAAGGTCAGCCCCGAGGCTGGGAAccctctcccacatccccaaaacctGTCCACCGTCTACAAGACGCGGGTGaggggtggtgacgtcatcatgaGTGTGGCTTCACCAATACTCGCCTGCTCACTCCCATCTCACACCTAGtgccccactcctccccctcccctctccatccacacctctgtagatcagtgtcactcatgttatgtcatactttgtagctccacccactagtttaacagaaaccTTTCTCCCTTAATCTTAAATTACctattaagatgaagttacctaatAAAGtaacgttaataaagtctttgaatcTGAATCACTGTGacctaagttattccaacagcagaagctcgaccttgtgtcagaagtgggatttgaacccacgcCACCAATTGGAGTCCAGATCCTAAACGAccggtcacactgacttgtgGCTTCACAACACGGACTTGGCgcagcatgtcttcaaaatgatgaTAGCGGCAATAAGCCAGTTGCCTTTGCCTCGTGCACTATGACCGACACAAAACAACTTTGCCCAAATTGAGAAAGACCTACTGTAACGACTTTATCTTCGGACATACGGTCacaattgaaactgaccaccaacctctggTCAGCATCTTTAACAAACAGATTCATGCCTCTCCAGCACCGTTAGAGCAGATGttgctgcaacttcaaaaatatgacattgttctgaccTACAAACGTGGTAAAGATATACACGTCTGACACCTCTCGCCCGCATCCTGGAATATCTGCGGGTCCGTCCTCACCGGATAATGACTGTGTCCTTTATCCCCTCATCCTGTGTGGAGGACCTGGTTGCAGTACTCACACCTAGTACAGTACTTTACAATCGCTCACCTCCATCATTAAacgcggctggccagacaaacactacaaTGTTCCACTGCCAGTCCGGCCTTTCTTTGCCGTCCTTGATGAGctagtgctgcaggatggcattatTGTAAAAGGACACGAGACTGTGATGGACATTATTGTACAAGGACACAAGGGTGTGATGGACATTATTGTAGGACACAAGGGTGTGATGGACATTATTGTACAAGGACACAAGACTGTGATGGACATTATTGTACAAGGACACAAGACTGTGATGGACATTATTGTACAAGGACACAAGGCTGTGATGGACATTATTGTACAAGGACACAAGACTGTGATGGACATTATTGTACAAGGACACAAGACTGTGATGGCATTATTGTAAAAGGACACGAGACTGTGATGGACATTATTGTACAAGGACACAAGGGTGTGATGGGCATTATTGTAGGACACAAGGCTGTGATGGACATTATTGTAGGACACAAGGGTGTGATGGACATTATTGTACAAGGACACAAGGCTGTGATGGACATTATTGTACAAGGACACAAGGGTGTGATGGACATTATTGTAGGATACAAGGGTGTGATGGACATTATTGTACAAGGACACAAGACTGTGATGGACATTATTGTACAAGGACACAAGGCTGTGATGGACATTATTGTACAAGGACACAAGGGTGTGATGGACATTATTGTAGGACACAAGGGTGTGATGGACATTATTGTACAAGGACACAAGGGTGTGATGGACATTATTGTACAAGGACACAAGGCTGTGATGGACATTATTGTACAAGGACACAAGACTGTGATGGACATTATTGTACAAGGACACAAGGCTGTGATGGACATTATTGTACAAGGACACAAGGCTGTGATGGACATTATTGTACAAGGACACAAGACTGTGATGGACATTATTGTAGGACACGAGGCTGTGATGGACATTATTGTAGGACACGAGGGTGTGATGGACATTATTGTACAAGGACACAAGGGTGTGATGGACATTATTGTACAAGGACACAAGACTGTGATGGACGTTATTGTACAAGGAcacaagactgtggtccctgcttcactgcacagcaagtattttaacGCAGTCCATGCAGGGCACCAGGCGCTGAAGCCAC
It encodes:
- the LOC129712190 gene encoding apical junction component 1 homolog, producing the protein MTRTDPPDILVSTVYREIRVSPMPGEPKTYRAQPGSARRDAGKRHCRSFDRVQSPESQGPAERGVASPDLAWDSLGRQVYVRSSAPDLVSSRLGPAAVTDPRDAARPEGRKRGRSKSAPRVKTTYRPVPVELGSPEPEPEPERRGREAVRRVDGSPRRLPSRGRMDDVHPIKLQPQRADAGFYPHPPPLSVSDLVEPCTEAPGPRSAAVTAGVHVRYRMDMRPPEEVAPPGPRAWRVAPGPTEPGRCLTVPSSRRPHWTRSPGLSQAGEYWTLATHGCSPQMCRGRAFAQTLPGPDARSHSRALGDSSPWRRARASPMHYHDWWGPQPAPWAPLSPHGSLATARRHHSRSWDDMLSPGRQPERGHDCRSYETLPLLERGRRQPTVVNLSRSPQRYAALSLSEGSLLERLQGEGGAGPGRSWYLTPEITITDNDLRAGGEAAATRAGGRQPADGANGLSASFNDLLSCQGEAGGSPGSGPGKQQLDDVLADLVIDTCKTPAPRGPTTGPEPAHSLLEQLRKLIGGDDLTGELLGPEAEPRLAANRPLSPTYPSPCGVSPPERCSDELDTMLCSNPRCGLAESLFHARLYFKSCHSCFTYYCSRGCRKDDWEAHKEACVYGRVASACKRLLRCCREDPASHRAFSRIARMGYLSRGRGVLFLGFPNPGAADSFVDRGLSSLSLAPTYLSLRELQGYAPHLGRYLAEVRDAGAAYNPDECFLLNVSVALGQKAPEQPEPRLQTPTVRRFAKIALASGSPDGKAPAPRDDEMETLILTPPPGTADMAQAGEEGRKAREVCFINVQRELRLRGVFLRHEYPHVYHDLCRFVENNERFTPTTIYPVDKRSGRQFMCMIMAASEPLTLDWVRGPNVLDDMM